A stretch of the Massilia varians genome encodes the following:
- a CDS encoding Mov34/MPN/PAD-1 family protein: MSKQKLVYRIPGAVWSLEFPPNAVALLTSKAQRRWWSKERVGQLYSADLTGSAAEVSVVTTLTSKSSSYTSVRLDMPEVEEERTKQFEKGLHCLGFWHTHPEPVPEPSPADIAMAADHARAAKEVFAGIVFIIVGTARPPDGIGVWVHDGTTLWRALPDA; encoded by the coding sequence ATGAGTAAACAGAAGCTTGTCTATCGCATCCCTGGTGCCGTATGGAGTCTCGAATTTCCGCCGAACGCGGTGGCCTTACTGACTTCGAAAGCCCAGCGCCGCTGGTGGTCCAAGGAACGGGTCGGCCAGCTCTATTCTGCCGATCTCACTGGCAGTGCGGCCGAGGTCAGCGTAGTCACTACGCTGACCTCGAAATCGAGCAGCTATACAAGTGTGCGCCTCGACATGCCTGAAGTCGAGGAAGAGCGGACAAAGCAGTTCGAGAAGGGCCTACATTGTCTCGGCTTCTGGCATACGCATCCCGAGCCGGTACCGGAACCGTCGCCGGCAGACATTGCCATGGCTGCGGACCATGCGCGAGCGGCAAAAGAGGTGTTCGCTGGCATCGTCTTCATCATCGTCGGAACGGCGCGTCCCCCGGACGGCATTGGGGTATGGGTACATGATGGCACAACCCTCTGGCGCGCGTTGCCTGATGCCTAA
- a CDS encoding IS481-like element ISKpn27 family transposase has protein sequence MTQALHSQARTTHLIREEIRNSTLPQAELARMYNVTRQTIRKWQNRESPEDKSHAPNKMYTTLTPEQELIVVELRKTLLLPTDDLLAVTREFINPAVSRAGLGRCLRRHGVSDLRNLVEQEGTAPATKKTFKDYEPGFVHIDIKYLPQMPDETARRYLFVAIDRATRWVFIELYADQTDGSSGDFLNKVQQACPVKIVKLLTDNGSQFTDRFTAGGKKKEPSGTHVFDRLCKQLGIEHRLIPPRHPQTNGMVERFNGRISDIVNQTRFGSAAELESTLRNYVKIYNHSIPQRALQHKTPVQALKEWHEKRPELFRKRVYNQPGLDN, from the coding sequence ATGACCCAGGCACTGCACAGCCAAGCCCGTACTACCCACCTGATCCGTGAGGAAATCAGGAACTCGACGCTCCCGCAGGCCGAACTGGCCAGGATGTACAACGTCACCCGCCAAACCATCCGAAAGTGGCAAAACCGCGAGTCTCCTGAAGACAAGTCGCATGCGCCGAACAAGATGTACACGACGCTCACGCCCGAGCAGGAGCTCATCGTGGTGGAGCTGCGCAAGACGTTGCTGCTGCCCACGGACGACCTGCTGGCGGTCACGCGCGAGTTCATCAATCCAGCCGTCTCGCGTGCCGGCCTGGGACGTTGCCTGCGCCGCCACGGTGTCTCGGATCTACGTAACCTGGTCGAGCAGGAAGGCACTGCGCCCGCCACGAAAAAGACCTTCAAGGACTACGAGCCGGGCTTTGTGCACATCGACATCAAGTACCTGCCGCAGATGCCCGACGAGACGGCAAGGCGCTATCTCTTCGTTGCCATCGACCGTGCTACGCGCTGGGTCTTCATCGAGCTCTATGCCGACCAGACCGATGGCAGCAGTGGCGACTTCCTCAACAAAGTCCAGCAAGCCTGTCCCGTCAAGATCGTCAAGCTTCTGACCGACAACGGCAGCCAGTTCACCGACCGCTTCACGGCTGGCGGCAAGAAGAAGGAACCCAGCGGCACACACGTGTTCGACCGCCTGTGCAAGCAGCTCGGCATCGAACACCGGCTCATCCCGCCTCGTCATCCGCAGACCAACGGCATGGTGGAGCGCTTCAACGGTCGTATCAGCGACATCGTCAACCAGACCCGTTTTGGTTCAGCTGCCGAACTGGAATCGACGCTGCGCAATTACGTCAAGATCTACAACCACAGCATTCCGCAACGCGCGCTCCAACACAAAACACCCGTTCAGGCGCTCAAGGAATGGCATGAAAAACGCCCTGAATTGTTCAGGAAGCGCGTGTATAACCAGCCGGGTCTTGACAATTAG
- the istB gene encoding IS21-like element helper ATPase IstB — translation MNLQHERIAALCESLNLPFVAQGYGAATQKAAKQEMAYSDFLEGLLREEVAGRNVRKQSTMTRLAGFPAVKTLDEFNYDFAKGVKRSQVEELAGLGFVERHENVVLVGPSGVGKTHLAMALGYKATQAGIKTRFTTAADLMLALTTAHTQNNLKAVMHRAIKAYRLLIIDEIGYLPMNREQANLFFQVIAALYERSSLIVTSNLPFGQWDTTFAQDTTLTAALLDRLLHHAHIVPIAGESYRLKHQRQAGMMRGNDVAEMG, via the coding sequence ATGAACCTGCAGCACGAGCGTATCGCGGCGTTGTGCGAGAGCCTGAACCTGCCGTTCGTGGCCCAGGGCTACGGCGCTGCAACGCAGAAGGCAGCGAAGCAGGAAATGGCCTACAGCGACTTCCTGGAGGGCCTGCTGAGGGAGGAAGTCGCCGGGCGCAACGTGCGCAAGCAAAGCACGATGACCCGACTGGCAGGATTCCCAGCGGTGAAGACGCTGGACGAGTTTAACTATGACTTCGCCAAAGGCGTGAAACGCAGTCAGGTCGAGGAGCTGGCTGGCCTGGGCTTCGTTGAGCGACATGAGAACGTGGTGCTGGTCGGCCCCAGCGGCGTGGGCAAGACGCACCTGGCGATGGCACTCGGTTACAAGGCCACCCAGGCCGGCATCAAGACGCGCTTCACCACGGCGGCCGACCTGATGCTGGCGTTGACGACGGCGCATACCCAGAACAATTTGAAAGCGGTGATGCATCGCGCGATCAAAGCATACCGGCTCTTGATCATCGACGAGATCGGCTACTTGCCGATGAACCGGGAGCAGGCGAACCTGTTCTTCCAAGTGATCGCGGCCCTGTACGAACGCAGCAGCCTGATCGTGACCAGCAACCTGCCGTTTGGGCAATGGGACACGACCTTTGCGCAGGATACGACGCTGACCGCGGCCCTGCTCGATAGGCTACTGCACCATGCGCACATCGTGCCGATTGCCGGCGAAAGCTACCGGCTGAAGCACCAGCGACAGGCCGGGATGATGAGGGGGAATGATGTTGCAGAAATGGGCTGA
- a CDS encoding ThiF family adenylyltransferase, with product MPDTRTTSTPSELAAASLEAWLDGPAAAFARRSQRPDSRRKVASWEFDLEHPALGPQRVRLSVPRDFPATPPEIHFDSRLCLVLPHIEDDGRFCHGVLPSPGDYAWPEGAAQAVLQSLQRFWTQVLDPAWVLSEFHRERLSYWQRFCEQFRTLHKAPTPRTTRVVLQQLDGVAEGKLAVYFRRSQAASSDLMVATVGDADPHSIAVRHRWNVGALVRGHVLFVPVPANVRWAPCDWPRTLQELERFVGHITGGESSVVRWVEAEQDQAPQPFVVVLVQDNTCYGYLLTPAPVPLLTVPGITPIVIDRVDVNWVLARDYKLPTLGARAGKKVLVLGCGSLGAPVAELLARAGIGKLDLLDMEAFEAENCARHILGASDIGRGKAESLAVRLRQLVPGIEVGAYRARATDWIQSVCKPDAYDLVVDCTGESHVRVMLAHYRSHSVGPCPMVHAWVEPFCAAAHVVHIAGHEVWPDDDPGERVAAASWGDDVRINLPACGAGFHPYGASDAWQAGGYAAERILAVLDGKVEASTVWSWVRSKSFFDSLEVDVTVGPLVPTTGSAFDSVQLTRLLKDVLGNE from the coding sequence TTGCCTGACACCCGAACGACAAGCACCCCATCCGAGCTTGCCGCCGCTAGCCTCGAGGCCTGGCTCGATGGGCCGGCGGCGGCGTTCGCACGGCGAAGCCAACGGCCGGATTCGCGCCGCAAGGTGGCATCCTGGGAGTTCGATCTCGAGCATCCGGCCCTTGGGCCGCAGCGTGTTCGCTTGTCCGTGCCGCGTGATTTTCCCGCCACGCCTCCCGAAATCCATTTCGACTCGCGGCTGTGCCTCGTGCTTCCACACATCGAGGACGACGGCAGGTTCTGCCATGGTGTTCTGCCTTCGCCCGGCGACTACGCTTGGCCGGAAGGCGCCGCACAGGCCGTTCTCCAGTCTCTGCAGCGCTTCTGGACGCAGGTCCTGGATCCAGCCTGGGTGCTGAGCGAGTTCCATCGGGAGCGCCTGTCGTACTGGCAGCGGTTCTGCGAACAGTTCCGTACCCTCCACAAGGCGCCAACGCCACGTACCACACGCGTTGTACTGCAGCAGCTCGACGGCGTTGCCGAGGGAAAGTTAGCGGTATATTTCAGGCGCAGCCAGGCGGCGAGTAGCGACCTGATGGTTGCAACCGTCGGGGACGCAGACCCTCATTCGATCGCTGTACGCCACCGCTGGAACGTCGGCGCGCTGGTCCGCGGCCACGTCCTGTTCGTCCCGGTGCCGGCGAATGTCCGCTGGGCTCCCTGCGACTGGCCGCGCACTCTGCAGGAACTCGAGCGCTTTGTCGGGCATATCACGGGCGGCGAAAGCTCGGTAGTACGCTGGGTTGAGGCGGAGCAGGACCAGGCCCCCCAGCCGTTCGTCGTCGTGCTTGTTCAGGACAACACGTGTTACGGTTACCTGCTCACCCCTGCACCGGTACCGCTGTTGACCGTGCCAGGAATTACTCCGATAGTCATCGATCGCGTTGACGTCAACTGGGTGCTCGCAAGGGACTACAAGTTGCCAACGTTGGGAGCGCGAGCCGGAAAAAAGGTTCTGGTTCTCGGATGTGGTTCTCTTGGCGCGCCGGTTGCGGAGCTGCTCGCGCGTGCCGGCATCGGCAAGCTTGACCTGCTCGACATGGAAGCCTTCGAGGCAGAAAACTGCGCCCGCCACATTCTCGGTGCCAGCGACATAGGTCGTGGTAAGGCGGAGTCGCTGGCGGTCCGACTACGGCAGCTGGTGCCGGGTATCGAGGTAGGGGCATATCGTGCGCGGGCGACGGATTGGATCCAGTCAGTCTGCAAACCGGATGCCTACGACCTCGTAGTTGATTGTACCGGCGAGAGCCACGTGCGGGTCATGTTGGCGCACTACCGCAGCCATTCCGTGGGCCCATGTCCAATGGTGCATGCCTGGGTGGAGCCGTTCTGCGCAGCTGCTCATGTCGTACACATAGCTGGACACGAAGTCTGGCCGGACGACGACCCCGGTGAAAGGGTCGCGGCAGCTTCATGGGGTGACGACGTAAGGATAAATCTGCCCGCCTGCGGCGCCGGCTTCCATCCCTATGGTGCGAGCGACGCATGGCAAGCAGGCGGTTATGCGGCCGAAAGAATATTGGCGGTGCTGGACGGAAAAGTCGAAGCGTCCACTGTCTGGAGTTGGGTACGGTCGAAATCGTTTTTCGACTCCCTGGAGGTCGATGTCACAGTCGGCCCCCTGGTGCCGACCACAGGATCGGCTTTCGATTCGGTCCAGCTCACGCGCCTGCTGAAGGACGTTCTCGGCAATGAGTAA
- a CDS encoding nucleotidyltransferase domain-containing protein, with the protein MNQQVQHKKRLRLVLESLNERHESQQWEEFIVAMLTKLELSAEKRRAAEQRYQELGRHVARKLGIGEDDAHVVVQGSMRTQTTIAGDGREKFDLDVVVKLCGPKFEDLRESEPFFQAFGKSLEGIDGAGKPEPKNRCWRLPYPGEPFYFDVTPALPMSEEITGTHLRVRDPKTVWSPSNPQEFADWFCTIANKRFQFQDQFRKIAMEAHTVVDPIPKGKVHIEDILRRMVQLMKLHRDSYYKRQSDARRDAKPISVILVTLAAKAYDEIVTKEAHQYSSAIEVALELVERMPDFVQRGPHAIRVDNPALSGRAGENFADRWNSDGGLRDREFKTWHDQFMDDIEALFAEEYSKRSEDRVRAVFGEHGVKAWKDSLPQSVLGGLLSSIPAQPVKSQPQSPRATGYKDSLA; encoded by the coding sequence GTGAATCAGCAAGTCCAACACAAGAAGCGTCTCCGCCTGGTCCTCGAGTCGCTGAACGAGCGCCATGAAAGCCAGCAATGGGAAGAGTTTATCGTCGCGATGTTGACCAAGCTCGAGCTGTCTGCCGAAAAACGCAGGGCAGCCGAGCAACGGTACCAGGAACTCGGCCGCCATGTCGCCCGCAAGCTCGGCATCGGCGAGGACGACGCCCATGTGGTCGTCCAGGGGTCGATGCGCACCCAAACGACGATCGCCGGGGACGGACGTGAAAAATTCGACTTGGACGTGGTCGTGAAGCTTTGCGGGCCGAAGTTCGAAGATCTGCGGGAATCGGAGCCGTTTTTCCAGGCCTTCGGCAAATCGCTGGAAGGGATCGATGGGGCGGGCAAGCCGGAGCCGAAAAACCGCTGCTGGCGCTTGCCCTACCCTGGTGAGCCGTTCTATTTTGACGTAACTCCGGCCCTGCCGATGTCGGAAGAGATCACGGGCACCCACCTGCGCGTACGCGATCCGAAGACTGTCTGGAGCCCGTCGAACCCCCAAGAGTTCGCCGATTGGTTCTGCACGATCGCGAACAAGCGTTTTCAGTTCCAGGACCAGTTCCGCAAGATCGCGATGGAAGCCCACACGGTAGTCGACCCGATACCGAAAGGGAAAGTGCACATCGAAGACATCTTGCGCCGGATGGTGCAGCTCATGAAGCTGCATCGCGACAGCTATTACAAGCGACAGTCGGACGCTCGCCGCGACGCCAAGCCTATCTCGGTAATCCTGGTGACGCTGGCGGCAAAGGCCTACGACGAGATCGTCACCAAGGAAGCACATCAGTACTCGTCGGCGATCGAAGTCGCGCTGGAACTGGTCGAGCGGATGCCCGACTTTGTTCAGCGTGGTCCGCACGCAATCCGCGTCGACAACCCTGCATTGAGCGGCAGGGCGGGCGAGAACTTCGCGGACCGCTGGAATTCCGACGGGGGTCTGCGCGATCGCGAATTCAAGACCTGGCACGACCAGTTCATGGACGACATCGAAGCCCTCTTCGCTGAAGAATACAGTAAGCGTTCCGAGGATCGTGTGCGTGCCGTCTTCGGTGAACATGGCGTGAAGGCGTGGAAAGACAGTTTGCCGCAGAGTGTCCTCGGCGGCTTGCTGTCTTCCATTCCGGCCCAGCCCGTGAAAAGCCAGCCGCAGTCGCCGCGTGCAACCGGCTACAAGGATTCCCTTGCCTGA
- the istA gene encoding IS21 family transposase, which produces MKSKEVYVEIQLLKKHGLSLRQIAAEVGCAVNTVRRHLALEAVPKYERKVKRKTKLAQFEQYLKDRQQAAQPDVIPATVLYREIAARGYEGGMSQLRAFVRTLRPAPPADPVVRFETAMGEQLQVDWVEFRKGSAPLHAFCATLGFSRASYVEFVSNMKVETLIACHERAFAAFGGVTRRVLYDNMKTVVLERDAYGEGEHRFHAGFLDFARHSGFVIKLCQPYRAKTKGKVERFNGYLRRSFYVPLASRLAQSGQKLDVVTANVEVAHWLREVANARIHGTTGEPPAEALKREVEHLQALPAPWRADIAAARPQPTAAAPTVPRPAAVVERIAQPSPVQHPLQVYDALLVRVTEGVAA; this is translated from the coding sequence TTGAAATCCAAAGAGGTGTACGTGGAAATCCAACTCCTGAAGAAGCATGGGTTAAGCCTTCGGCAGATCGCCGCCGAGGTAGGCTGCGCAGTGAACACGGTGCGCCGGCATCTGGCCCTGGAGGCTGTGCCGAAGTACGAACGCAAAGTGAAGCGCAAGACGAAGCTGGCGCAATTCGAGCAGTACCTGAAGGATCGGCAGCAAGCTGCTCAGCCCGACGTGATACCGGCCACCGTGCTGTACCGCGAGATCGCCGCGCGCGGCTACGAGGGCGGCATGAGCCAGTTGCGCGCCTTCGTGCGCACCTTGCGCCCGGCGCCTCCGGCCGACCCGGTGGTGCGCTTCGAGACGGCGATGGGCGAGCAGCTGCAGGTGGACTGGGTTGAATTCCGCAAAGGCAGCGCGCCGTTACATGCGTTCTGCGCGACGCTCGGTTTTAGCCGGGCCAGCTACGTGGAGTTCGTCAGCAACATGAAGGTGGAAACCCTGATCGCCTGCCATGAGCGCGCTTTTGCGGCGTTTGGGGGCGTGACGCGGCGGGTCCTGTACGACAACATGAAAACAGTGGTGCTGGAGCGCGATGCGTACGGCGAAGGCGAGCACCGCTTCCACGCCGGCTTCCTGGACTTTGCCAGGCATAGCGGTTTCGTGATCAAGCTGTGCCAGCCGTACCGGGCCAAGACCAAGGGAAAAGTCGAACGCTTCAATGGCTACCTGCGCCGCTCGTTCTATGTGCCGCTGGCGAGCCGGCTGGCGCAAAGCGGCCAGAAGCTCGACGTCGTAACGGCCAATGTGGAAGTGGCCCACTGGCTGCGCGAGGTGGCCAATGCGCGCATCCACGGTACGACTGGCGAGCCACCAGCTGAAGCATTGAAGCGGGAAGTGGAGCATCTGCAAGCGCTGCCGGCACCGTGGCGTGCGGACATCGCGGCAGCCAGGCCGCAACCGACCGCCGCAGCACCTACGGTGCCGCGGCCGGCGGCAGTGGTGGAGCGGATCGCCCAGCCATCTCCAGTACAGCATCCGTTGCAGGTGTATGACGCGCTGCTGGTACGGGTAACGGAAGGAGTGGCGGCATGA
- a CDS encoding M24 family metallopeptidase encodes MTIGGKTQQQAIEALSRMTDNAVPIDIVEYAARIKVAQEYMVRHNIDATYLNAGSNLTYFTGTKWNPSERMVGAVLPAIGDPVYIAPAFERSTIQKYMVIPGDIACWDEHENPALLLRKVLADLGISKSTDSPRQLYIDESTPLFLFTAIRATMLGYALQPATPLTAFCRARKSAAEIALIQCAMNMTMEVHRATASMLHEGITTKEVEDFVNQAHKRLGSSGSYFCIVLFGEASSYPHGVNYVQTLKKGDIVLIDTGCKVHNYISDITRTYVFGKPSERQRFVWNSEKAAQLAAFEAAQLGVPCEEVDKAARRSLESNGFGPGYKLPGLPHRTGHGIGLDIHEGPYLVGGETRPLETGMCFSNEPMICVPGEFGVRLEDHFYMSASGPKWFTEPAASLEAPFS; translated from the coding sequence ATGACCATCGGCGGTAAAACACAGCAGCAAGCAATCGAGGCACTGTCTCGCATGACCGATAACGCGGTTCCGATTGACATCGTCGAGTACGCTGCGCGTATTAAAGTCGCGCAGGAATATATGGTGCGTCATAACATCGATGCCACGTATCTAAATGCGGGTAGCAACCTCACGTACTTCACAGGCACCAAATGGAATCCAAGCGAAAGAATGGTCGGCGCGGTTCTTCCAGCGATTGGCGATCCCGTGTACATCGCGCCGGCATTCGAGCGGAGCACAATTCAAAAGTACATGGTGATTCCAGGGGACATTGCCTGCTGGGACGAGCACGAAAACCCAGCACTCTTGCTCCGTAAAGTCCTTGCTGATCTTGGTATTTCAAAGAGCACCGATTCACCACGGCAGCTGTACATAGACGAGAGCACGCCACTTTTCCTGTTCACCGCGATCCGTGCAACGATGTTAGGTTACGCGCTCCAACCCGCGACACCTCTTACTGCATTCTGTCGCGCGCGTAAATCTGCCGCTGAGATTGCGCTGATTCAGTGTGCGATGAACATGACCATGGAAGTGCATCGTGCAACAGCTTCGATGCTTCACGAGGGCATCACAACTAAAGAAGTCGAGGACTTCGTGAACCAGGCGCACAAGCGCCTAGGATCATCCGGATCATACTTTTGCATTGTCCTTTTCGGCGAGGCATCGTCCTATCCCCACGGTGTCAATTATGTCCAGACATTGAAGAAGGGCGACATTGTACTCATTGATACCGGTTGTAAAGTACACAACTACATTTCTGATATCACTAGAACATATGTCTTCGGCAAACCATCTGAACGACAACGATTCGTATGGAACTCGGAGAAGGCCGCGCAATTAGCTGCCTTCGAAGCCGCTCAACTTGGAGTTCCATGCGAGGAGGTTGATAAGGCCGCCAGGCGTTCGCTCGAGTCGAACGGCTTTGGTCCCGGTTACAAACTCCCTGGACTACCGCATCGGACCGGTCATGGAATCGGTTTGGACATTCACGAAGGCCCCTACTTGGTCGGCGGAGAAACGCGCCCCTTGGAGACGGGTATGTGCTTCTCTAATGAGCCAATGATCTGCGTCCCTGGCGAGTTTGGCGTTCGCTTGGAAGACCACTTTTACATGAGCGCGTCGGGACCAAAGTGGTTTACCGAACCTGCCGCGAGCCTGGAGGCACCGTTCTCCTAA
- a CDS encoding SAVED domain-containing protein — translation MNVLNWAMGLINQLVAWHTRKRNLGVSLMGVSGAGIIGLAPGGFSFEATGVAGIVQAFRFSTSEGLPGVLQIGLVVLLAITFVIGLVLVIDSYVRERRETDVNCVVVVEMRGLVDTSDQPLIKAAPPALVGRRLDALVDVRQLLTGPTPNIGEALEEIGHVRRTVRKARGDTARAHVKVLAGGVMHVPLLFYAGTLFDDEGKVVLMDWERTAGRWCELNRVDDGSRFVIHGLDALVPSSDVVVAVSASYPVSLSDIATTFSGLPVVHLALAKPQPNTLWAEGTQAALTQQFLETLADLAGRGVQTVHLVLAASATLSIRFGMAYDHRNMPDLRCYQRERDHVPPYPWSIQMPTATQPVGYLETPVPAVVTL, via the coding sequence ATGAACGTCTTGAACTGGGCCATGGGCCTGATAAATCAGTTGGTGGCATGGCACACGCGGAAGCGGAACCTCGGCGTTAGCTTGATGGGTGTGTCGGGCGCTGGCATCATTGGGCTCGCTCCCGGCGGCTTTTCGTTCGAGGCGACGGGTGTGGCGGGCATTGTCCAGGCCTTCAGGTTTTCCACCAGCGAAGGCCTGCCTGGCGTCCTGCAAATCGGCCTGGTCGTGCTCCTCGCCATCACGTTTGTCATCGGCTTGGTTCTGGTGATCGACAGCTATGTGCGCGAGCGCCGCGAGACCGATGTCAACTGCGTGGTGGTGGTCGAAATGCGCGGCTTGGTCGATACCTCGGACCAGCCCCTGATCAAGGCAGCACCGCCGGCACTCGTCGGCAGGCGCCTCGACGCACTCGTCGACGTCCGCCAGCTCCTGACGGGCCCGACACCCAACATCGGTGAAGCGCTGGAGGAGATTGGCCACGTCCGCCGTACAGTGCGGAAGGCCCGCGGTGACACGGCTCGCGCGCATGTGAAGGTTCTGGCAGGAGGTGTGATGCACGTGCCCCTGCTGTTCTACGCGGGCACCCTGTTCGATGATGAGGGCAAGGTTGTGTTGATGGATTGGGAACGCACGGCCGGCCGCTGGTGCGAACTAAACCGTGTGGATGACGGAAGTCGTTTTGTTATCCATGGGCTGGACGCACTTGTGCCCTCGAGCGATGTTGTTGTGGCGGTGTCGGCATCCTACCCGGTGTCGCTCTCGGACATCGCGACAACCTTTTCCGGTTTGCCAGTAGTGCATCTCGCGTTGGCCAAGCCGCAACCGAACACGCTGTGGGCCGAGGGAACCCAGGCTGCGCTGACCCAGCAGTTTTTGGAGACCTTGGCTGACCTTGCTGGCCGAGGTGTTCAGACAGTTCATCTGGTCCTGGCCGCGTCGGCAACCCTCTCTATCCGATTCGGCATGGCTTACGACCATCGGAACATGCCCGATCTTCGTTGTTATCAGCGGGAGCGTGACCACGTCCCGCCCTACCCATGGAGCATCCAGATGCCAACCGCAACCCAACCGGTCGGCTACCTGGAGACGCCAGTACCTGCCGTGGTAACCCTCTAA
- a CDS encoding restriction endonuclease has protein sequence MMATTRTIGPLHFEDLEPKRFEDLVRQLTYQFKPWRRLEATGRSGTDDGFDARGYEIVARTVQPSASEEESETAEELSILNEGIDDRLWLIQCKREKAIGPKALIAYLDDTVLSPGDKLHGLVFTAACDFSKKARDDFARKCREMEIEEWHLWGKAELEDRLFRPENDHLLFAYFGVSLVIRRRSQRTDLRARLVIKRKAHRMLKDASHASLLLRSPDATNYPYTGDLADFKNNPLWMVWPYRGMSHQGLQFCVQRYFAYLSDDGKSWDAAMAVNDARSSTHDDPWLGKNLHDEMRQNIHEFWNKIPEANRAWLEVVGIVLFDDILDIDDLGDEYVQAPHVYAPFAPGRRGPFKSFLAEVETIDRWNQRTFSPRDKDEDRIEYFPKMLREINDDSI, from the coding sequence TTGATGGCTACCACTCGTACTATTGGCCCCCTGCACTTCGAAGACCTGGAACCGAAGAGATTCGAAGATCTCGTGCGGCAGCTTACGTATCAGTTCAAGCCTTGGCGGCGACTCGAGGCCACGGGACGGTCGGGCACCGATGATGGGTTCGATGCGCGAGGCTATGAGATCGTCGCCCGGACGGTCCAGCCCTCTGCTTCAGAGGAAGAAAGTGAAACGGCCGAAGAGCTGTCAATCCTCAACGAGGGCATCGATGACAGGCTCTGGCTCATCCAATGCAAGCGTGAGAAGGCCATTGGGCCGAAAGCGTTAATCGCATACTTGGACGACACCGTGCTCAGCCCAGGCGACAAGCTTCACGGACTTGTATTCACGGCGGCCTGCGATTTCTCCAAAAAGGCCCGCGACGACTTCGCCAGAAAATGCCGTGAGATGGAAATTGAGGAGTGGCACCTCTGGGGAAAGGCTGAGCTCGAGGACCGGCTTTTCCGTCCCGAGAATGATCACCTGTTATTCGCCTACTTCGGCGTTTCTCTGGTCATCCGCCGGCGCTCGCAGCGAACCGATCTGCGGGCCCGTCTGGTGATAAAGAGGAAGGCACACCGCATGCTGAAAGATGCATCCCATGCGTCGTTATTGCTGCGCTCGCCTGATGCCACAAACTACCCGTACACGGGCGACCTCGCTGATTTCAAGAACAACCCGTTATGGATGGTATGGCCGTACCGCGGTATGTCACATCAGGGGCTTCAGTTCTGCGTGCAACGCTACTTCGCGTACCTCTCTGACGATGGTAAATCGTGGGACGCCGCGATGGCTGTGAATGACGCTAGAAGCAGCACACACGACGACCCTTGGTTGGGCAAGAATCTGCACGACGAGATGCGGCAGAATATCCACGAATTCTGGAACAAGATTCCTGAGGCGAACCGAGCGTGGCTGGAAGTTGTCGGCATTGTGCTGTTCGACGATATCTTGGATATCGATGACCTCGGCGACGAATACGTGCAAGCCCCGCACGTTTACGCACCGTTCGCACCCGGAAGGCGTGGCCCTTTCAAAAGCTTCCTCGCGGAGGTCGAGACTATCGATCGATGGAACCAGCGCACGTTCTCTCCCCGCGACAAAGATGAGGACCGCATCGAGTACTTCCCTAAAATGTTGCGCGAGATCAACGACGACAGCATATAG